A region of Rhizorhabdus wittichii RW1 DNA encodes the following proteins:
- a CDS encoding cytochrome C biogenesis protein (PFAM: cytochrome C biogenesis protein), with protein MKGLPEILPARSGGRGTIRRMVEGWRRRRLLPKAPPSTGFARGGFLAAALLLAVSAPVFADSLMPAAKYADEQLADPGKEKQAKALMETIRCLVCQGQSIADSNAEMAGDMRALIRTRIEAGEKPEAIRAWLIERYGDWVSFKPPLDGLTWPLYVVPVLFLGLGFWIVSGRLKRRRKG; from the coding sequence ATGAAGGGCTTGCCTGAAATCCTCCCCGCGCGCAGCGGGGGGAGGGGGACCATCCGCAGGATGGTGGAGGGGTGGCGCCGCCGGCGCCTTCTTCCGAAGGCGCCCCCCTCCACCGGCTTCGCGCGGGGAGGATTTTTGGCGGCGGCGCTGCTGCTCGCCGTCTCCGCCCCCGTCTTCGCCGACTCGCTGATGCCGGCGGCGAAATATGCCGACGAGCAGCTCGCCGATCCGGGCAAGGAGAAGCAGGCCAAGGCGCTGATGGAGACGATCCGCTGCCTCGTCTGCCAGGGCCAGTCGATCGCCGATTCGAACGCGGAGATGGCCGGCGACATGCGCGCGCTGATCCGCACCCGGATCGAGGCGGGCGAGAAGCCCGAGGCGATCCGCGCCTGGCTGATCGAGCGCTATGGCGACTGGGTGAGCTTCAAGCCGCCGCTCGACGGGCTGACCTGGCCGCTCTACGTGGTGCCGGTCCTGTTCCTCGGCCTCGGCTTCTGGATCGTGAGTGGGCGCCTCAAGCGCCGGAGGAAAGGCTGA
- a CDS encoding Cytochrome c biogenesis factor-like protein, with protein MTGWLIFVGLALIVAGLLWRFGRLPKGGIELVAATLFLAVAGYAWQGSPGLSGKPTPAPETAKVPDSAFAIERDKLLAQVGSDADVLSAADAFHRQGLNLYAVGIIKGALEKRPNSADLWVGLGNAMVVHGGGLMSPAAELAFQRAAAIAPDHPGPPFFMGLAYAQAGQLDRAEAVWRDLLDRAPANASWRPELEQRLIEIERLKTQMAQ; from the coding sequence ATGACCGGCTGGTTGATCTTCGTCGGTCTCGCGCTGATCGTCGCGGGCCTGTTGTGGCGCTTCGGCCGGTTGCCGAAGGGCGGGATCGAACTGGTCGCCGCCACGCTGTTCCTGGCCGTCGCCGGCTATGCCTGGCAGGGCAGCCCCGGGCTTTCGGGCAAGCCGACCCCGGCGCCCGAGACCGCCAAGGTGCCCGACAGCGCCTTCGCCATCGAACGCGACAAGCTGCTGGCGCAGGTCGGCAGCGATGCCGACGTGCTGAGCGCGGCCGACGCCTTCCATCGCCAGGGGCTCAACCTCTACGCGGTCGGCATCATCAAGGGCGCGCTCGAGAAGCGGCCGAACAGCGCCGACCTGTGGGTCGGCCTCGGCAATGCGATGGTGGTGCATGGCGGCGGGCTGATGTCGCCGGCGGCCGAGCTCGCCTTCCAGCGCGCCGCCGCGATCGCGCCCGATCATCCAGGCCCGCCCTTCTTCATGGGCCTCGCTTACGCCCAGGCCGGCCAGCTCGACCGCGCCGAGGCGGTGTGGCGCGACCTGCTCGATCGCGCGCCGGCCAACGCCTCCTGGCGGCCCGAGCTCGAACAGCGGCTGATCGAGATCGAGCGGCTCAAGACCCAGATGGCGCAATAG
- a CDS encoding GSCFA (PFAM: GSCFA) encodes MSDHPYRSLPDGAYWRRAVAGRGPAIDPLGGGFLTLGREEKVATAGSCFAQHIARYLKRSGFAFLVTETAHPIVPADAAERHGYGLFSARYGNIYTARQLLQLFDRAYGAFAPAEDVWDAAEGGGRVVDPFRPTIEPRGYASEAELRADRAHHLAKVREMFEALDIFVFTLGLTEGWESTDDGAVFPVCPGVSGGRFDPARHRFRNFRVAEVTADMAAFVARLRGVNPGARIILTVSPVPLVATASGNHVLAATTYSKSVLRAAAQEIAEDHDGVFYFPSYEMITGAPAAARYFAEDLRNVTEEGVAHVMSVFLRHAAGIDLPAPAAAPASETPDATLAAAREWVQVMCDEALLDPEGE; translated from the coding sequence GTGAGCGACCATCCCTATCGCAGCCTGCCCGACGGCGCCTATTGGCGCCGCGCGGTGGCGGGGCGGGGGCCGGCGATCGATCCGCTCGGCGGCGGCTTCCTCACGCTCGGGCGGGAGGAGAAGGTCGCGACGGCGGGGAGCTGCTTCGCCCAGCACATCGCCCGCTACCTCAAGCGCAGCGGCTTCGCCTTCCTCGTCACCGAGACGGCGCATCCGATCGTCCCGGCCGACGCGGCGGAGCGGCACGGCTACGGCCTGTTCAGCGCCCGCTACGGCAATATCTACACCGCGCGCCAGCTCCTCCAGCTGTTCGACCGGGCCTATGGCGCCTTCGCCCCGGCCGAGGATGTCTGGGACGCGGCCGAGGGGGGCGGGCGCGTGGTCGATCCCTTCCGGCCGACGATCGAGCCGCGGGGCTATGCCAGCGAAGCCGAGCTGCGCGCCGACCGCGCGCATCACTTGGCGAAGGTGCGCGAGATGTTCGAAGCGCTCGACATCTTCGTCTTCACCCTCGGCCTGACAGAGGGATGGGAATCGACCGACGACGGCGCGGTCTTCCCGGTCTGTCCCGGCGTGTCGGGGGGGCGCTTCGATCCGGCGCGGCATCGCTTCCGCAACTTCCGCGTCGCGGAGGTGACCGCCGACATGGCCGCCTTCGTCGCGCGGCTGCGCGGGGTCAATCCGGGCGCGCGGATCATCCTGACCGTCTCGCCGGTGCCGCTGGTCGCGACGGCGAGCGGCAACCATGTGCTGGCGGCCACGACCTATTCGAAATCGGTGCTGCGCGCCGCCGCGCAGGAGATCGCCGAGGATCATGACGGCGTCTTCTACTTCCCCTCCTATGAGATGATCACGGGCGCCCCCGCCGCAGCGCGCTATTTCGCCGAGGACCTGCGCAACGTGACGGAGGAGGGCGTCGCCCATGTCATGTCGGTGTTCCTGCGCCACGCCGCCGGCATCGACCTCCCCGCGCCGGCTGCGGCGCCCGCTTCCGAAACGCCCGACGCGACCCTCGCCGCCGCGCGCGAATGGGTGCAAGTGATGTGCGACGAGGCGCTGCTCGACCCCGAAGGGGAATAG